A window of the Candidatus Paceibacterota bacterium genome harbors these coding sequences:
- a CDS encoding malectin domain-containing carbohydrate-binding protein produces the protein MKQLHITANRRISEIVIAITLILLHAPRAAAQPSQTRYFAHSTVEDRYGVIAPWYQGLNGQCDFRVRIAAETMKRYPWATTPKTGLPAPAYIYNGCWEIKSDGTISPRTPRDWDNGDLAQRCAYAMHGLIKYYRYTGDPAAIAHISMMNDVVLHHNQTGPEHPWPCFLISVPTRGEPYGKANPRGMIQLDIVGLYGSALVQAYQLTGNKEWLQTARHWADVLAAKRCRTPGAPPWNRYANPGDVIWNDLQTGGVIMLLDFFDELIRVGYTGPGNSIVQARDAGRAYLRDVLLPLWLQEDTWGREYWDWEHQVHGESYSEMVPRHMLSNPLAFPNWRTDGRNIMSLYLQRSCVALNSRGDVYSGAWAYPEGCACCGRSLNYAPMQVGAAFAEYGARADSEWARELARRQFLLATYDCHENGVVEDGMDGGDVVAGGWFQVAHPLPLKYVLDGIAWLPATLGANRENHVVRSSAIVSNVIYDRGRIAYTTFDAPENSVDVLRLAFRPGRITANGRTLKQRPALDGNGYVIEELPNGDCLVSIRHDGRTRVTVEGDDPQQCLPDETLGFTGHWTCPETHGAAARPLHTTADAGAAMSCTFEGNQVRIIGSVDPDGGLADIYLDDVKQLCGIDFWNPNQLRRQVVYYRNGLSNGRHTLRVVALGSGNPLARGARVAIDTVQCSAASGDGGFGAGGGPSGPQRWIFGYPERHEYLDSTGHAWLPATEVVIRSANRSDSVARAWYTAPRRQFVSGTADPALYRYGVHSTNFVAYFTVAPGTYHVRIKLMETRPLEPAKRAMDIAINDQPVVRNLDIAATAANRPSERVFVGSAKDKLWDGMNCAADLVFDGINPKHGVIAVRFTGCNGAEAVVSAIQVGPGPGGQGATPR, from the coding sequence ATGAAACAGTTGCATATCACCGCGAATCGCCGGATCAGCGAAATCGTGATTGCCATTACCCTGATCCTGCTGCACGCTCCCCGCGCCGCGGCGCAGCCCTCCCAAACGCGCTACTTCGCCCACTCGACCGTGGAAGACCGCTACGGAGTGATCGCCCCGTGGTACCAGGGCCTCAACGGACAATGCGATTTCCGGGTGCGGATCGCCGCCGAGACCATGAAACGCTATCCCTGGGCCACCACTCCCAAGACGGGCTTGCCCGCCCCGGCCTACATCTACAACGGCTGCTGGGAGATCAAATCCGACGGCACGATTTCTCCCCGGACACCGCGGGATTGGGACAACGGCGACCTGGCCCAGCGCTGCGCCTATGCGATGCACGGCCTGATCAAATACTACCGCTATACCGGCGACCCGGCAGCCATTGCCCACATCAGCATGATGAACGACGTTGTCCTGCATCACAACCAGACCGGCCCCGAGCATCCCTGGCCTTGCTTTCTTATCAGTGTTCCCACCCGGGGCGAGCCTTATGGTAAGGCCAATCCGCGTGGCATGATCCAGCTCGACATTGTGGGCCTTTACGGGTCGGCGCTGGTCCAGGCCTATCAACTGACGGGAAATAAGGAGTGGTTGCAGACTGCCAGACATTGGGCCGACGTGCTGGCCGCCAAACGCTGTCGTACTCCCGGCGCTCCGCCCTGGAATCGCTACGCCAACCCGGGAGACGTCATTTGGAACGACCTGCAAACCGGCGGCGTCATCATGCTGCTGGATTTCTTCGATGAATTGATACGCGTCGGCTACACCGGCCCCGGCAACAGCATCGTTCAGGCGCGCGATGCCGGGCGCGCTTACCTGCGGGACGTGCTGCTGCCGCTGTGGCTTCAGGAAGATACCTGGGGCCGCGAATACTGGGACTGGGAGCACCAGGTTCACGGCGAGAGCTACTCGGAAATGGTGCCGCGGCACATGCTGTCCAACCCGCTCGCCTTCCCCAACTGGCGAACCGACGGGCGCAACATCATGTCGCTCTACTTGCAGCGCTCGTGCGTGGCGCTGAATTCCAGGGGTGACGTCTATAGCGGCGCCTGGGCGTATCCGGAAGGCTGCGCCTGCTGCGGACGTTCGTTGAACTATGCCCCCATGCAGGTCGGCGCGGCGTTTGCCGAATACGGCGCGCGGGCGGACAGCGAATGGGCCCGCGAACTGGCGCGACGCCAGTTCCTGCTGGCGACTTACGATTGCCATGAGAACGGCGTCGTGGAAGACGGCATGGATGGCGGAGATGTGGTGGCGGGCGGCTGGTTTCAGGTGGCCCATCCGTTGCCGCTGAAGTATGTGCTCGACGGCATCGCCTGGTTGCCGGCGACGCTTGGCGCCAACCGGGAGAATCATGTCGTGCGCAGTAGCGCCATCGTCAGCAACGTGATCTATGACCGCGGCCGCATCGCTTACACGACCTTCGACGCTCCAGAGAATTCGGTTGATGTGCTGCGGCTGGCATTCCGCCCGGGGCGCATTACCGCCAACGGACGCACATTGAAGCAACGGCCAGCCCTCGATGGCAATGGCTACGTGATCGAAGAGCTTCCCAATGGGGATTGCCTCGTTAGCATCCGACACGATGGACGCACCCGGGTAACCGTGGAGGGCGACGATCCGCAGCAATGCCTGCCCGATGAGACACTTGGTTTCACCGGTCACTGGACCTGCCCGGAGACCCACGGGGCCGCGGCCCGCCCGCTCCACACCACTGCCGATGCGGGGGCAGCGATGAGTTGTACTTTCGAGGGTAACCAGGTGCGGATCATCGGCTCGGTAGATCCGGACGGCGGACTGGCGGACATCTATCTCGACGATGTCAAGCAACTCTGCGGCATAGATTTCTGGAACCCGAACCAGTTGCGACGGCAAGTGGTCTATTACCGCAACGGCTTGAGCAACGGACGCCACACTTTGCGAGTAGTCGCGCTTGGCTCGGGCAATCCCCTCGCCCGCGGCGCCAGGGTCGCGATTGACACCGTGCAATGCTCCGCAGCCAGCGGCGATGGCGGCTTCGGCGCCGGCGGCGGTCCTTCTGGGCCGCAACGCTGGATCTTCGGCTACCCGGAACGCCACGAGTATCTGGACTCAACTGGACACGCCTGGCTGCCGGCCACCGAGGTGGTGATTCGTTCCGCTAATCGAAGCGACTCAGTGGCGCGTGCATGGTACACGGCCCCCCGCCGCCAGTTTGTTTCCGGCACGGCGGACCCGGCGCTCTACCGCTATGGCGTGCACAGCACGAATTTCGTCGCGTATTTCACCGTCGCGCCGGGAACGTATCACGTGCGCATCAAACTCATGGAAACAAGGCCGCTTGAACCGGCCAAGCGGGCAATGGACATCGCGATCAATGACCAGCCGGTCGTTCGCAACCTGGACATCGCCGCTACCGCCGCAAATCGGCCTTCGGAACGGGTCTTCGTCGGGTCTGCCAAGGACAAGCTCTGGGATGGAATGAACTGCGCCGCAGACCTGGTCTTCGACGGCATCAATCCAAAACACGGTGTCATTGCCGTGCGCTTCACTGGCTGTAACGGAGCCGAAGCAGTGGTCTCCGCCATTCAAGTTGGCCCAGGGCCGGGCGGCCAGGGCGCGACACCGCGGTGA
- a CDS encoding alginate lyase family protein encodes MLADTVAGDVHRRQPPRLPNLSASIGGCALSTRLAAAMLVFHCAIALAAAAERGHPFLLVAPSDVERAREGMQRSAAFAGLAEDLTSRATTNRLVDLPSLERNWWQTAKLKPWRETYPEVFHHTWIVPLKWADLARNCARASLVSSPSLPLAAKGRNILLRLSDYPFEAEHYDVGMNYTLWVLAALDAYDILYNGFTAPERARLDAFFMRYLDAVRKNDDYWIEHEPGGRLNNHYAWHKLGLSMIGVFYDRPELVERALRGPKGVEQMLAEGFKDDGLWLEGSIPYQFAETTPLVIMAQMLANAGCPEDLFRYRSPNGHSLKQAYDALIPLLFPDRTLPTIGDCYARRAHIAESPDWETLFRRFREPAYAWLIADRKTRTPQALFNGAIDLPKVPPPALESRLWPEMGYVALRSNEGTNYWSGRGWSLFASFSGQPVHEHADKLSLILFADGHLWLPDLEARTSTEHAFSSLTQGQLNRQTVCHNTLLVDGRSQRLMGQRLDLIEFTNTAGLKRATIGDLQGRLYEGVHQLRTFIVTEGYVLDFFQAASAAPHEFAWLTHVDGKPAGGSLRATNTVSWPTGAPWSYLREPRGASAAAQVWECFSNSGQTFQLDVLADGPTEIVHCGFPRDDSQGAPTIPMRLFKRHGTKAWFLAAYRLVPKPDEPAELKVSPAGTESMNISLRSGGHTFKHAVPRLRLQ; translated from the coding sequence ATGCTTGCTGACACGGTAGCTGGCGACGTCCACCGGCGCCAACCTCCACGGTTGCCCAACCTGTCAGCCAGCATAGGCGGTTGCGCATTAAGCACCCGTCTGGCGGCGGCAATGCTGGTTTTCCATTGCGCCATTGCTTTGGCCGCGGCCGCGGAGCGCGGTCATCCGTTTCTGCTCGTCGCGCCTTCGGACGTGGAACGTGCCCGGGAGGGCATGCAGCGCAGCGCCGCCTTCGCCGGGCTGGCCGAAGATCTCACCTCCCGCGCTACGACCAACCGGCTCGTAGACCTGCCGTCACTGGAACGAAATTGGTGGCAGACCGCGAAACTGAAGCCCTGGCGTGAAACGTACCCCGAGGTATTCCATCACACGTGGATCGTGCCGTTGAAATGGGCCGATTTGGCGCGCAACTGCGCCCGGGCCAGCCTTGTCTCCTCCCCCTCGCTGCCGCTGGCCGCCAAAGGCAGGAACATTCTGCTACGGCTCTCCGACTACCCGTTCGAGGCCGAGCACTACGACGTGGGCATGAACTACACCCTCTGGGTCCTGGCGGCGCTCGATGCCTACGACATACTTTACAATGGCTTCACCGCCCCGGAGCGGGCGCGTTTGGATGCCTTCTTCATGCGCTACCTGGACGCGGTGCGGAAGAATGACGATTACTGGATTGAGCACGAGCCGGGCGGCAGGCTCAACAATCATTACGCGTGGCACAAATTGGGACTGAGCATGATCGGTGTGTTTTACGACCGGCCCGAACTTGTGGAGCGCGCGCTGCGCGGCCCCAAAGGCGTCGAGCAAATGCTCGCGGAAGGGTTCAAGGACGACGGCCTCTGGCTGGAAGGCTCGATCCCCTACCAGTTCGCCGAAACGACCCCGCTGGTCATCATGGCCCAGATGCTGGCGAACGCCGGCTGCCCTGAGGACTTGTTCCGCTACCGCTCACCCAACGGCCACAGCCTGAAGCAGGCTTACGACGCCTTGATCCCCCTCCTGTTTCCCGACCGCACCCTGCCGACGATTGGTGATTGCTACGCGCGCCGGGCGCATATCGCGGAAAGCCCGGATTGGGAAACCCTCTTCCGCCGGTTCCGCGAGCCGGCATACGCATGGCTCATCGCCGACCGTAAGACTCGCACGCCTCAGGCATTGTTCAATGGTGCGATTGACCTGCCCAAGGTGCCGCCGCCGGCACTGGAAAGCAGGCTGTGGCCGGAGATGGGCTACGTTGCGCTTCGTTCCAACGAGGGAACCAACTACTGGTCCGGCCGCGGCTGGAGCCTCTTTGCGAGCTTCTCCGGCCAGCCCGTACACGAACATGCCGACAAACTCTCGCTTATCCTGTTTGCCGATGGCCACCTCTGGCTGCCGGATTTGGAAGCCAGAACTTCAACCGAACACGCGTTTTCCTCGCTGACCCAGGGCCAGCTGAACCGGCAAACGGTTTGCCATAATACGCTGTTAGTAGATGGCCGCAGCCAACGTCTGATGGGCCAGCGGCTCGACCTGATCGAGTTCACCAATACCGCCGGGCTGAAACGGGCAACGATTGGCGACCTCCAGGGGCGGCTCTACGAAGGTGTCCACCAGCTTCGCACATTCATTGTGACCGAAGGCTATGTGCTGGACTTCTTTCAGGCCGCCTCTGCCGCGCCGCATGAGTTCGCCTGGCTCACGCACGTGGACGGCAAGCCCGCAGGCGGCAGCCTGCGCGCCACTAACACGGTCAGTTGGCCAACAGGCGCGCCGTGGTCCTACCTGCGCGAACCAAGGGGTGCCAGCGCCGCCGCCCAGGTGTGGGAGTGCTTCTCTAACAGCGGCCAAACGTTCCAACTGGACGTCCTCGCCGACGGCCCCACCGAAATCGTGCATTGCGGTTTCCCACGCGACGACAGCCAAGGCGCACCCACCATACCGATGCGTCTCTTCAAGCGGCATGGAACCAAGGCGTGGTTCCTGGCGGCTTACCGCCTCGTGCCCAAACCAGACGAACCCGCCGAGCTGAAGGTCAGCCCCGCCGGGACGGAAAGCATGAACATCTCGCTGCGTTCAGGCGGCCACACGTTTAAACATGCTGTGCCCCGGCTGCGTCTGCAGTAG
- a CDS encoding glutamate--tRNA ligase family protein, with protein MSDQPYRGRLAPSPTGLLHLGHARTFWVAQERTRASGGTLVLRNEDLDSTRYRMEFVEAMIEDLKWFGFDWQEGPDCGGPFGPYSQSERRKFYVGALERLHAAGVIYPCTCSRKDILTAARAPHAEDDREPIYPGTCRAKGAGLELTGVTSPVQFRPPGPRVNWRFRVPQGETVTFVDGNYGAQHFVAGKDFGDFVVWRQVDEPSYQLACTVDDAAMQITEVVRGADLLPSTARQMLLYRALALTPPQFYHCPLMADEAGVRLAKRHDALSLRRLREEGKNPASLRTGW; from the coding sequence ATGTCAGATCAGCCCTATCGCGGGCGGCTCGCACCGTCGCCCACGGGCCTGCTGCATCTGGGCCACGCGCGAACATTCTGGGTCGCGCAGGAACGGACCCGCGCGAGCGGGGGCACTTTGGTCCTGCGGAACGAAGACCTGGATTCCACGCGCTACCGAATGGAGTTCGTGGAGGCCATGATCGAGGACCTCAAGTGGTTTGGGTTCGATTGGCAGGAAGGCCCCGACTGCGGCGGACCCTTCGGGCCGTACTCGCAAAGCGAGCGGCGAAAGTTCTACGTCGGCGCCTTGGAACGACTGCACGCCGCCGGAGTGATCTATCCCTGCACTTGCTCCCGCAAAGACATCCTCACCGCCGCGCGCGCGCCGCATGCGGAAGATGACCGTGAACCTATCTATCCCGGCACCTGCCGCGCAAAGGGCGCCGGGCTCGAACTGACCGGCGTCACGTCGCCAGTCCAATTCAGGCCGCCTGGCCCCCGCGTCAACTGGCGTTTCCGCGTCCCGCAGGGCGAAACTGTTACCTTTGTGGACGGCAACTACGGCGCGCAGCACTTTGTGGCCGGCAAGGACTTCGGCGACTTCGTGGTCTGGCGGCAGGTGGACGAGCCGTCCTATCAACTGGCCTGCACCGTAGATGATGCCGCCATGCAGATCACCGAAGTAGTGCGCGGCGCGGATTTGCTGCCGAGCACGGCGCGCCAGATGTTGCTCTATCGCGCGCTGGCGTTGACGCCACCGCAGTTCTATCACTGCCCATTGATGGCCGATGAGGCGGGCGTTCGCCTGGCCAAGCGGCATGACGCGCTGAGCCTGCGGCGGTTGCGGGAGGAGGGCAAAAACCCCGCGAGCCTGCGCACTGGCTGGTAA
- a CDS encoding C4-type zinc ribbon domain-containing protein produces MNTVIVELLKLQALEFGETSEKNVEAQAAVLRAQLPQPIIGHYDRLRVRGKKGVAIVRNQVCTGCHMRVPIGQITELMRGEDIQLCESCGRYLHLPDPAETEAASQPEPEKPAAKAKSKPRKRRVLAHAA; encoded by the coding sequence ATGAATACTGTTATAGTAGAATTGCTGAAGCTCCAGGCACTGGAGTTTGGCGAAACCTCTGAGAAGAATGTTGAAGCGCAAGCCGCCGTTTTGCGCGCCCAACTGCCCCAACCCATCATTGGCCACTATGACCGGCTCCGCGTCCGTGGAAAGAAGGGAGTGGCGATTGTGCGCAATCAGGTCTGCACCGGCTGCCATATGCGCGTTCCCATTGGCCAGATCACCGAGTTGATGCGGGGTGAGGATATCCAGCTCTGTGAGAGTTGCGGTCGCTACCTTCACCTGCCGGACCCGGCCGAGACTGAGGCCGCGAGCCAGCCCGAGCCGGAGAAACCCGCGGCCAAGGCAAAGTCAAAGCCACGCAAACGCCGGGTATTGGCTCACGCTGCCTGA